The Vicia villosa cultivar HV-30 ecotype Madison, WI linkage group LG1, Vvil1.0, whole genome shotgun sequence genome includes a region encoding these proteins:
- the LOC131595698 gene encoding uncharacterized protein LOC131595698, whose translation MKVKLIRERMKASQTRKQSYHDKRIKDLEFQISDRVGNVAYSVALPPNLSNLRDVFHVSQPRKYIFDSSHVIHMDDVQVRDNITVETMPVRIEDHENQTLRGKEIVLVKVEWSGAARESMTWELEGKMRKSYPELFGSGKFSRKKIL comes from the exons ATGAAGGTGAAACTGATTCGAGAGAGGATGAAAGCTTCGCAAACTAGGAAACAAAGTTACCATGATAAGCGAATAAAGGATTTGGAGTTTCAA ATATCAGACAGAGTTGGGAATGTGGCGTATAGCGTGGCgttaccgcctaatctttcgaatttgcgcgatgtattccatgtatcacaaCCTCGAAAGTATATTTTTGATTCGTCCcatgtgattcatatggatgatgtgcaagtacgGGATAATATCACGGTAGAGACAATGCCGGTACGAATTGAGGATCATGAAAACCAGACGCTTAGAGGTAAGGAAATTGTGTTGGTGAAAGTAGAATGGTCGGGAGCTGCTAGAGAGAGCATGACTTGGGAATTGGAAGGTAAGATGCGGAAATCCTATCCCGAGTTATTTGGATCAGGTAAATTTTCGAGGAAGAAAATATTATaa